From the genome of Rathayibacter sp. VKM Ac-2804:
GAGCTTCCACTCCACCAGGACGCGGCGCGCACGGCGCTCGTCGATCTCGTCGTAGCCCTCGTTCCAGCGGCCGGTGACCGCGTAGGCGGCGGTCATCACGACGTCGAGCACCGTCTCGCCCGCGGGCAGGCGGCGCGCCATCGCGGTCGACGCGTAGCCGATCCGGGGGCGCAGCTCGAAGACGTCGGTGCGGCCGAGCGTCTCCTCGAGCAGGTGCGCCGATCCCGTCGACGGGTAGTTCTGCGCCGCCGCGATCTGCAGGATCGAGGTCTTCCCGGCACCGTTGGAGCCGAGGATCACCCAGCGCTCCTCCTCGGACACGGTCCAGTCGACGTGGTCGAGGATCCGCTTGCCGTTCCGGACGAAGGACACATCGACGAACGAGACAACGCTGGGCATGCGGACCAGTCTAAAGGGAGCGGGCGCCGGGCTCAGACGAGCGAGTCGTAGATGGCACGGGTGTCCCGCGCGATCTGCGTCCAGCTGAAGTCGCTCTGCGCGCGCAGGCGGCCGGCCTCGCCCATCCGCTTCGCGGCGGCCGGGTCGGCGACGACCTCGGCCATCGCTGCCGCGAGGTCGGCGACGTAGCGGTCCGGGTCCACGGGGGTGCCCGTGCCGTCCGTCACCTGCTCGATCGGCACGAGGCGCCCGGTGACGCCGTCGACGACGACCTCCGGGATGCCACCGGTCGCGGTCCCGACCACGGCGGCGCCGCACGCCATCGCCTCGAGGTTCACGATGCCGAGCGGCTCGTAGATCGACGGGCAGACGAAGGTCGTCGCTGCGGTCAGCACCGCGGAGAGCTCGTGGCGCGGCAGGTGGCGGTCGATCCAGACGACGCCGGTGCGCTCCTGCTGGAGCCCCCGGACGAGCGCGGTGACCTCGGCCATGATCTCGGGGGTGTCCGGGGCGCCGGCGCAGAGCACGAGCTGCACCTCCGGCGGCAGCATCGCGGCCGCGCGCAGCAGGTAGGGCAGCCCCTTCTGCCGAGTGATCCGGCCGACGAAGACGACGGAGGGACGCGACGGGTCGATGCCCAGCTCGGCGAGGACGGCCTCGTCCTCCACCGGGTGCCAGGCGTCGAGGTCGATGCCGTTGTAGACGACGTGCACCTTCGCGGGGTCCAGCGCGGGGTACGAGCGCAGGATGTCGTTGCGCATTCCGCCGGAGACCGCGATCACGGCGTCCGCGTTCTCGTACGCCTCGCGCTCGATCCAGCTCGAGACGCGGTAGCCGCCGCCGAGCTGCTCGGCCTTCCACG
Proteins encoded in this window:
- a CDS encoding ABC transporter ATP-binding protein gives rise to the protein MPSVVSFVDVSFVRNGKRILDHVDWTVSEEERWVILGSNGAGKTSILQIAAAQNYPSTGSAHLLEETLGRTDVFELRPRIGYASTAMARRLPAGETVLDVVMTAAYAVTGRWNEGYDEIDERRARRVLVEWKLDHLADRTFGTLSDGEQKRVQIARAIMTDPELLLLDEPAGSLDLGAREELVQLLGGFAQDPASPAIVMVTHHVEEIPAGFTHALLLRDGAVVAAGPLAEALTEATLADAFGLDIALTHENGRYSARAR
- the glgA gene encoding glycogen synthase; amino-acid sequence: MRVDLLTKEYPPEVYGGAGVHVAELTKALRHDIEVVVRCFGAPRDEEGAFAYPVPAELAEANGALQTLGVDLQIAQDAAGADLVHSHTWYANAAGRLAQLLHGIPHVVSAHSLEPLRPWKAEQLGGGYRVSSWIEREAYENADAVIAVSGGMRNDILRSYPALDPAKVHVVYNGIDLDAWHPVEDEAVLAELGIDPSRPSVVFVGRITRQKGLPYLLRAAAMLPPEVQLVLCAGAPDTPEIMAEVTALVRGLQQERTGVVWIDRHLPRHELSAVLTAATTFVCPSIYEPLGIVNLEAMACGAAVVGTATGGIPEVVVDGVTGRLVPIEQVTDGTGTPVDPDRYVADLAAAMAEVVADPAAAKRMGEAGRLRAQSDFSWTQIARDTRAIYDSLV